Proteins encoded in a region of the Pseudomonas putida genome:
- the azu gene encoding azurin — protein MTRQLLLLALLATAPAAWSAEPCAMEIHGTDQMTFDKAAISVPKTCTTFTVTLTHPGDMPKNVMGHNWVLSTQADMQGVLDDGLKAGEAQDYVKPGDTRVIAHTRLIGGGEKDSVTLDTKALKAGTDYSFYCSFPFHSTLMKGTLTLGS, from the coding sequence ATGACTCGCCAGCTTCTGCTCCTAGCCCTGCTCGCCACGGCCCCTGCCGCCTGGTCGGCGGAGCCATGCGCCATGGAAATCCACGGCACCGACCAGATGACCTTCGACAAGGCCGCCATCAGCGTGCCCAAAACCTGCACCACGTTCACCGTTACCCTCACCCACCCAGGCGACATGCCCAAGAACGTGATGGGCCACAACTGGGTATTGAGCACCCAGGCCGACATGCAGGGCGTACTGGATGACGGCCTGAAGGCCGGCGAGGCGCAGGACTACGTCAAGCCTGGCGACACACGGGTGATCGCTCATACCCGCCTGATCGGTGGTGGCGAGAAGGACAGCGTCACCCTCGATACCAAGGCGCTGAAGGCCGGTACCGACTACAGCTTCTACTGCTCGTTCCCGTTCCACAGCACCCTGATGAAGGGCACCCTGACCCTTGGTAGCTGA
- a CDS encoding DUF748 domain-containing protein, with the protein MRARYRWPLLGLGSLIVLLVALHLALPYLVRDYLNDKLADMGDYRGQVADVDLAWWRGAYQINGLKIVKTSGKVPVPFLDAPLIDLSVSWRSLWYDKAVVAEVTFVRPELNFVDGGSKQASQTGRGTDWRQQLEKLLPITLNEVRIDNGVLTFRNFNSKPPVDLKATQLNANIRNLTNVRDKKGRRDASFEGTALIAGDAKVESRATFDPFSDFDDFKFRLRATGIELRKLNDFASAYGKFDFNAGHGDVVIEAQAENGRLNGYIKPLLRDVDVFDWQQDVEKKDKGFFRSVWEALVGATETVLKNQPKNQFATRVELSGSVHKQDISAFEAFLQILRNGFIQAFNARYERGAPDAD; encoded by the coding sequence ATGAGAGCCCGTTATCGCTGGCCGCTGTTGGGCCTGGGCAGCCTGATCGTGCTGCTGGTTGCCCTGCACCTGGCCCTGCCCTACCTGGTGCGCGACTACCTGAACGACAAACTGGCCGACATGGGTGACTACCGCGGCCAGGTAGCCGATGTGGACCTGGCCTGGTGGCGCGGCGCATACCAGATCAATGGCCTGAAAATCGTCAAGACCAGCGGCAAGGTGCCGGTACCGTTTCTCGACGCGCCGCTGATCGACCTTTCGGTGAGTTGGCGTTCGCTGTGGTACGACAAAGCGGTGGTGGCCGAAGTGACCTTCGTGCGCCCCGAGCTGAATTTCGTCGACGGTGGCAGCAAACAGGCATCGCAGACGGGCCGGGGCACCGACTGGCGCCAGCAGCTGGAAAAACTGCTGCCCATCACCCTCAACGAAGTGCGAATCGACAACGGCGTGCTGACCTTCCGCAACTTCAACTCCAAACCACCGGTCGACCTCAAGGCCACACAACTGAACGCCAACATCCGCAACCTGACCAATGTTCGCGACAAAAAAGGCCGTCGCGATGCGAGTTTCGAAGGTACGGCGCTCATCGCGGGCGATGCGAAGGTAGAAAGCCGTGCCACCTTCGACCCGTTCAGTGATTTCGATGACTTCAAATTCAGGCTTCGCGCTACCGGCATCGAACTGCGCAAACTGAATGATTTTGCCAGCGCCTATGGCAAGTTCGACTTCAATGCCGGGCATGGTGACGTGGTGATCGAGGCCCAGGCGGAAAACGGCCGGCTAAATGGCTATATAAAGCCGCTGCTGCGCGATGTCGACGTGTTCGACTGGCAACAGGACGTCGAAAAAAAGGACAAGGGCTTCTTCCGCTCGGTGTGGGAGGCCTTGGTGGGTGCGACCGAGACGGTCCTGAAGAACCAGCCGAAAAACCAGTTCGCCACCCGCGTGGAACTCAGTGGCAGCGTGCACAAGCAGGATATCAGCGCCTTCGAGGCGTTCTTGCAGATCCTGCGCAACGGGTTTATCCAGGCGTTCAATGCCCGGTATGAGCGGGGGGCGCCGGATGCCGACTGA
- a CDS encoding 5-oxoprolinase subunit PxpA, with the protein MNNNKGDRVVERLLLNCDMGESFGSWRMGLDAEVMPYIDCANIACGYHAGDPSIMRRTVALALEHGVTIGAHPAYPDLVGFGRRSMACSPEEIRDLLHYQIGALDGICKVLGGRVAYVKPHGALYNDMMADPLKLRTVLEAVAAYDSTLPLMLMATADNRAAQALGDEIGVPLWFEAFADRAYTASGHLVSRRLPGAVHHDPALVVEQAVRLARGDTLVADDGSALRLQASTLCVHGDNDSSVAAVRQIRQALDALEPR; encoded by the coding sequence ATGAACAACAACAAGGGAGACCGCGTGGTGGAACGCCTGCTACTCAATTGCGACATGGGCGAGAGTTTCGGCAGCTGGCGCATGGGCCTGGATGCCGAGGTCATGCCTTATATCGATTGCGCCAATATCGCCTGCGGCTACCACGCTGGCGACCCCAGCATCATGCGCCGCACCGTGGCTTTGGCGTTGGAGCACGGCGTGACCATCGGTGCGCACCCGGCCTACCCGGACCTGGTCGGCTTCGGCCGCCGCTCCATGGCCTGCAGCCCCGAGGAAATCCGCGACCTGCTGCACTACCAGATCGGTGCGCTGGACGGCATCTGCAAAGTGCTGGGTGGCCGCGTGGCCTACGTGAAGCCCCATGGTGCGCTGTACAACGACATGATGGCCGACCCGCTCAAACTGCGCACGGTGCTGGAGGCCGTGGCAGCCTACGACAGCACCCTGCCGCTGATGTTGATGGCCACCGCCGACAACCGGGCCGCCCAGGCCTTGGGCGATGAAATCGGCGTACCGCTGTGGTTCGAGGCGTTCGCTGACCGCGCCTACACCGCCAGCGGCCACTTGGTATCGCGCCGCTTGCCGGGTGCGGTGCATCACGACCCGGCGCTGGTGGTGGAGCAAGCCGTGCGCCTGGCCCGTGGTGACACACTGGTAGCGGACGATGGTAGCGCCCTGCGCCTGCAGGCAAGCACGCTGTGCGTACATGGCGATAACGACAGCTCGGTGGCGGCGGTGCGGCAGATACGCCAGGCCCTCGATGCCTTGGAGCCGCGATGA
- a CDS encoding MFS transporter, which produces MNPTGVQQQVSSPPSSGPFAWYRDIDKQQRRTFWSCKIGYGLDGMDTQMLSFVIPTLIMLWGITTTEAGLIHTSTLIASAVGGWVAGILSDRIGRVRTLQLTVLWFAFFTFLCGFAQNYEQLLIARTLMGFGFGGEWTAGAVLIGEVIRAQDRGKAVGMVQSGWAIGWGLTAILYALLFSWLPPEQAWRALFLLGLVPAIFVIFVRRLVKDPEVYREAKSVENAEAPSHFYEIFAPGMLWTTVRASLLTTGALGGYYAITSWLPTFLKNERGLSVLGTGGYLAMVIVGSYVGYVVSAYLSDLLGRKKNFILFAVGSFVIVLLYTQMPVSDGVMLWLGFPLGFFASGIFSGMGAFLTELFPTRIRGSGQGFCYNIGKVIAALFPLLIGMLGQNVPLGLGIGVFSAVSYGIVIVAALSLPETRGKQLLAR; this is translated from the coding sequence ATGAACCCCACCGGCGTGCAGCAGCAGGTCAGTTCCCCCCCTTCGTCCGGGCCCTTCGCCTGGTACCGCGACATCGACAAACAGCAACGGCGCACCTTCTGGAGCTGCAAGATCGGCTATGGCCTGGACGGCATGGACACGCAGATGCTCAGCTTCGTCATCCCCACGCTGATCATGCTGTGGGGCATCACCACCACCGAAGCCGGGTTGATCCACACCAGCACGCTGATCGCCTCGGCCGTGGGTGGCTGGGTGGCCGGTATTCTTTCCGACCGCATCGGCCGGGTACGCACCCTGCAGTTGACGGTGCTGTGGTTCGCCTTCTTCACCTTCCTGTGCGGCTTCGCCCAGAACTATGAGCAACTGCTGATCGCCCGCACCTTGATGGGCTTTGGTTTCGGCGGCGAATGGACCGCCGGTGCGGTGTTGATCGGCGAAGTGATCCGTGCTCAGGACCGAGGCAAGGCGGTTGGCATGGTGCAGTCCGGCTGGGCCATCGGCTGGGGCCTCACGGCGATTCTCTATGCGCTGCTGTTCTCATGGTTGCCGCCAGAGCAGGCCTGGCGTGCACTGTTCCTGCTGGGGCTGGTACCGGCGATCTTCGTGATTTTCGTTCGCCGCCTGGTCAAGGACCCCGAGGTATACCGCGAGGCCAAGTCGGTGGAAAACGCCGAGGCACCTTCGCACTTCTACGAAATCTTCGCACCGGGCATGCTCTGGACCACTGTACGTGCGTCCCTGCTGACCACTGGCGCACTGGGTGGGTACTACGCCATCACCTCGTGGCTGCCGACCTTCCTCAAGAACGAGCGCGGTCTGAGCGTGCTGGGCACGGGTGGCTACCTGGCCATGGTGATCGTCGGCTCGTACGTGGGTTATGTGGTCAGCGCGTACTTGTCCGACCTGCTGGGGCGCAAGAAGAACTTCATCCTGTTCGCCGTGGGCTCGTTCGTCATCGTGCTGCTGTACACGCAGATGCCGGTCAGCGATGGGGTGATGCTGTGGCTGGGCTTCCCGCTGGGCTTCTTCGCATCGGGTATCTTCAGCGGCATGGGCGCATTCCTGACCGAACTGTTCCCCACGCGCATCCGGGGTTCGGGGCAGGGTTTCTGCTACAACATCGGCAAAGTCATTGCGGCGCTGTTCCCATTGCTGATCGGCATGCTCGGCCAGAACGTGCCCCTGGGCCTGGGTATCGGCGTGTTTTCTGCGGTGTCCTACGGCATTGTGATCGTGGCCGCCTTGAGCCTGCCGGAAACACGCGGCAAACAGCTGCTGGCGCGGTAA
- the cysK gene encoding cysteine synthase A, whose translation MSRIFADNAHSIGNTPLVQINRIAPRGVTILAKIEGRNPGYSVKCRIGANMVWDAESSGKLKPGMTIVEPTSGNTGIGLAFVAAARGYKLMLTMPASMSLERRKVLKALGAELVLTDPAKGMKGAIEKANEIVASDPAQYFLPGQFENPANPAIHEKTTGPEIWNDTDGAVDVLVAGVGTGGTITGVSRYIKHTQGKAILSVAVEPVSSPLITQTLAGEELKPSPHKIQGIGAGFVPKNLDLSIVDQVATVTDEESKAMAIRLMQEEGILCGISCGAAMAAAVRLAEKPEMQGKTIVVILPDSGERYLSSMLFSDLFSEQENQQ comes from the coding sequence ATGAGCCGTATCTTTGCAGACAACGCCCATTCCATCGGCAACACGCCGTTGGTGCAGATCAACCGCATCGCCCCTCGCGGTGTGACCATCCTTGCCAAGATCGAAGGGCGCAACCCAGGTTATTCGGTCAAATGCCGCATCGGCGCGAACATGGTCTGGGACGCCGAGAGCAGCGGCAAGCTCAAGCCGGGCATGACCATCGTCGAGCCTACCTCGGGCAACACCGGTATCGGCCTGGCCTTCGTTGCCGCTGCCCGTGGCTACAAGCTGATGCTGACCATGCCCGCTTCGATGAGCCTGGAGCGCCGCAAGGTGCTGAAGGCGCTGGGCGCCGAACTGGTGCTGACCGACCCGGCCAAGGGCATGAAGGGCGCCATCGAGAAGGCCAACGAAATCGTCGCCTCCGACCCCGCCCAGTACTTCCTGCCGGGCCAGTTCGAAAACCCGGCCAACCCGGCCATCCACGAAAAGACCACAGGACCGGAGATCTGGAACGATACCGACGGTGCGGTTGACGTGCTGGTGGCGGGCGTGGGTACCGGTGGCACCATCACCGGTGTATCGCGCTACATCAAGCACACCCAGGGCAAGGCGATCCTCTCGGTGGCCGTGGAACCCGTTTCGTCGCCGCTGATTACCCAGACCCTGGCCGGCGAAGAACTCAAGCCCAGCCCGCACAAAATCCAGGGCATTGGCGCCGGTTTCGTGCCGAAAAACCTCGACTTGTCGATCGTCGACCAAGTGGCGACGGTGACCGACGAAGAGTCCAAGGCCATGGCCATTCGCCTGATGCAGGAAGAGGGCATCCTGTGCGGCATTTCTTGCGGTGCGGCCATGGCGGCGGCCGTGCGCCTGGCCGAAAAGCCGGAAATGCAAGGTAAGACCATCGTCGTAATCCTGCCCGATTCGGGCGAGCGTTACCTGTCGAGCATGCTGTTCAGCGACCTGTTCAGCGAGCAGGAAAACCAGCAATAA
- a CDS encoding ATP-binding protein, translating into MPETVYHRPALASRLSKLIMQVAVGSAASSGVFLAAPRRTGKSTFAREDLRPALEAAQAIVLYADLWKDLTKDPGQVIVETVREALGRNEGFITRLAKSTGMEKVTVGGLNFSVDKIGLGQDVDLTSALVALSDESRKIIVLIIDEAQHAITTDQGIAALFALKAARDELNSSKHHGLRIVCTGSNRDKLAMLRNSKDQAFFGAAMVQFPTLDQDFIDWLCANIDLPCALDPVEVFQLFKESGYRPELLGAAADEIRFDFSIEPEAVPARFRELVQAQANDLNANLKKVIHSLTPIQSAVLRVMCVKGNEYAPFEAPTLALYAKAMERAGVQESEIKAEVPGVQQALIALQDKHLVWRASRGVYAVDEQVIVDLVRADGLLEGLG; encoded by the coding sequence ATGCCGGAAACCGTCTATCACCGCCCAGCGCTAGCATCGCGGCTGTCGAAATTGATCATGCAAGTTGCCGTGGGCAGTGCAGCAAGCTCGGGGGTGTTTCTGGCGGCCCCCAGGCGTACCGGTAAATCCACCTTTGCACGCGAAGACCTTCGACCCGCTCTCGAAGCTGCGCAGGCAATCGTGCTGTACGCCGACCTCTGGAAAGACCTGACCAAAGACCCAGGCCAAGTCATCGTGGAAACCGTGCGTGAGGCGCTCGGGCGTAACGAAGGCTTCATTACGCGGCTGGCAAAGTCCACTGGCATGGAGAAGGTAACCGTAGGTGGCCTGAATTTCAGCGTGGACAAGATCGGGCTGGGGCAAGATGTCGATCTCACCAGTGCGCTGGTCGCGCTCTCCGACGAATCACGCAAGATCATCGTGCTGATCATCGACGAGGCGCAACATGCAATCACGACCGACCAGGGAATAGCAGCCTTGTTCGCCCTCAAAGCGGCCCGGGACGAACTCAACAGCTCGAAGCACCATGGGTTGCGCATCGTTTGCACGGGCTCGAACCGGGACAAACTGGCCATGCTGCGCAATAGCAAAGATCAGGCGTTCTTCGGCGCTGCGATGGTGCAGTTCCCAACGCTGGATCAGGACTTCATCGACTGGCTTTGCGCCAACATCGATCTCCCCTGCGCACTCGACCCGGTAGAGGTGTTCCAACTGTTCAAAGAAAGCGGCTACCGCCCTGAGTTACTGGGCGCGGCAGCAGATGAAATACGCTTCGACTTCAGCATCGAGCCCGAAGCCGTACCGGCACGGTTCCGAGAGCTTGTTCAGGCGCAAGCCAATGACCTTAACGCGAACCTGAAAAAGGTGATCCACAGCCTCACTCCGATTCAATCCGCCGTTCTACGCGTCATGTGCGTAAAGGGTAATGAATACGCACCGTTTGAGGCCCCAACCCTGGCACTGTACGCCAAAGCGATGGAACGGGCGGGTGTGCAGGAAAGCGAAATCAAGGCCGAGGTGCCGGGGGTTCAGCAAGCGCTCATCGCCTTGCAGGACAAGCATCTGGTGTGGAGGGCATCACGGGGCGTATACGCGGTAGATGAGCAGGTAATCGTCGATCTGGTCCGCGCTGATGGCTTGCTGGAAGGGCTTGGCTGA
- a CDS encoding AAA family ATPase — translation MKFEGTRDYVATDDLKLAVNAAITLERPLLVKGEPGTGKTMLAEQLAASFGARLITWHIKSTTKAHQGLYEYDAVSRLRDSQLGVDKVHDVRNYLKKGKLWEAFEAEERVILLIDEIDKADIEFPNDLLQELDKMEFYVYEIDETIKAKQRPIIIITSNNEKELPDAFLRRCFFHYIAFPDRTTLQQIVDVHYPNISQSLVSEALDVFFDVRKVPGLKKKPSTSELVDWLKLLMADNIGEAVLRERDPTKAIPPLAGALVKNEQDVQLLERLAFMSRRGNR, via the coding sequence ATGAAGTTCGAAGGCACCCGCGACTACGTCGCCACAGACGACCTGAAACTGGCGGTAAATGCGGCTATCACCCTCGAACGCCCGCTGCTGGTCAAGGGTGAACCGGGCACCGGCAAGACCATGCTCGCCGAGCAGTTGGCCGCCTCGTTCGGCGCTCGCCTGATCACCTGGCACATCAAGTCCACCACCAAGGCCCACCAAGGGCTGTACGAGTACGACGCAGTCAGCCGCCTGCGCGATTCGCAGTTGGGCGTGGACAAGGTGCACGATGTGCGCAATTACCTGAAAAAGGGCAAGCTGTGGGAGGCCTTCGAGGCCGAAGAGCGGGTGATTCTGCTGATCGACGAAATCGACAAGGCCGACATCGAGTTCCCCAACGACCTGCTGCAAGAACTCGACAAGATGGAGTTCTACGTCTACGAAATCGACGAGACCATCAAGGCCAAGCAACGCCCGATCATCATCATTACCTCGAACAACGAAAAAGAGCTGCCGGACGCTTTCCTGCGCCGCTGCTTCTTCCACTACATTGCCTTCCCCGACCGCACCACCTTGCAGCAGATCGTCGACGTGCATTACCCGAACATCAGCCAGTCGCTGGTCAGTGAGGCGCTGGATGTGTTCTTCGACGTACGCAAAGTGCCGGGCCTGAAGAAAAAGCCGTCCACCTCCGAGCTGGTCGACTGGCTCAAGTTGCTGATGGCCGACAATATCGGTGAAGCGGTGTTGCGCGAACGCGACCCGACCAAGGCCATTCCGCCGCTGGCCGGTGCGCTGGTGAAGAACGAGCAGGACGTGCAACTGCTCGAGCGCCTGGCCTTCATGAGCCGGCGCGGCAACCGCTGA
- the pxpB gene encoding 5-oxoprolinase subunit PxpB yields MKARIEVVAIDSLMVRLFDRIDEANMPWMLAASQRLSAAFGEHLLDLVPSYTTLMVQFALPPGEARALIDQALEGLQPDAGGGGRRHEIPVWYDASVGPELPVLAARSGLTEAEVVHLHSERDYPVFALGFAPGFGFMGLVDERLASPRLSTPRKRVAAGSVGIAERQTAAYPAVSPGGWNLIGRTPVRLFDREREGYSLLQPGDRVRFVPVSRSEFLALGGDVEAQG; encoded by the coding sequence ATGAAAGCGCGCATTGAAGTGGTGGCCATCGACAGCCTGATGGTGCGCTTGTTCGACCGTATCGACGAGGCCAACATGCCGTGGATGCTTGCAGCCAGCCAGCGTTTGAGTGCAGCGTTCGGCGAGCATCTGCTGGACCTGGTGCCGTCCTACACCACGCTGATGGTGCAGTTCGCCCTGCCGCCTGGCGAGGCGAGGGCACTGATTGATCAGGCGCTGGAAGGTTTGCAGCCCGACGCCGGCGGCGGCGGGCGCCGACATGAGATCCCGGTGTGGTACGACGCCAGTGTCGGCCCTGAACTGCCTGTGCTGGCGGCCCGTAGCGGGTTGACTGAAGCCGAGGTTGTTCACTTGCACAGCGAACGTGATTACCCGGTTTTTGCTTTGGGGTTCGCCCCCGGTTTCGGTTTCATGGGCCTGGTGGACGAACGCCTGGCCAGCCCACGCCTGAGCACCCCGCGCAAGCGGGTGGCGGCGGGTAGCGTGGGCATTGCCGAGCGCCAGACGGCGGCGTATCCGGCGGTATCGCCGGGTGGCTGGAACCTGATCGGGCGTACCCCGGTGCGCTTGTTCGACCGAGAGCGTGAGGGCTACAGCCTGTTGCAACCGGGTGATCGGGTGCGTTTCGTGCCGGTTTCGCGTAGTGAGTTCCTGGCCTTGGGCGGTGATGTGGAGGCGCAAGGATGA
- a CDS encoding biotin-dependent carboxyltransferase family protein has protein sequence MTQLKIEASTPLCQLQDAGRFGVRHLGVTQGGALDWVAMHWANWLLGNPLAAPVVEVALGGFCVVAEQDCVLALAGADLDARVDDQPIAPWRSFALGQGQRLTLKQPRQGVRAYLAAPGGFMGEDVLGSCATVVREELGGIDGQGAALAKGQALSFTGSDATLREVPHALRPQYPQKPVLDLVMGAQIGEFSGTSLFEAFNREWTLDSRADRMGIRLLGPQLVYQGAPMISEGIPLGAVQVPPDGQPIVLLNDRQTIGGYPRLGALTPLALAQLAQCMPGAVVRFKAVVQDEAWREHQVYLDRWR, from the coding sequence ATGACGCAGTTGAAGATCGAGGCCAGTACGCCGTTGTGTCAGTTGCAGGACGCCGGGCGTTTCGGCGTGCGCCATCTGGGGGTAACCCAGGGCGGCGCGTTGGACTGGGTGGCGATGCACTGGGCCAACTGGCTGCTGGGCAACCCGTTGGCGGCACCGGTGGTCGAGGTGGCGCTGGGGGGCTTTTGCGTGGTGGCCGAACAGGATTGTGTGCTGGCGCTGGCCGGTGCCGACCTGGACGCGCGCGTCGATGATCAGCCGATCGCACCTTGGCGCAGCTTTGCCCTGGGCCAGGGGCAGCGCCTGACCCTGAAGCAGCCCAGGCAGGGTGTGCGGGCATACCTGGCGGCACCGGGTGGGTTCATGGGCGAGGATGTACTGGGCAGTTGTGCCACGGTGGTCCGTGAAGAACTGGGTGGCATCGATGGCCAGGGTGCCGCGTTGGCTAAAGGCCAGGCATTAAGTTTCACCGGCAGCGATGCAACCCTGCGCGAGGTGCCGCACGCACTGCGTCCACAGTACCCGCAAAAGCCTGTACTTGACCTGGTGATGGGCGCGCAGATCGGTGAATTCAGCGGTACCAGCCTGTTCGAGGCCTTCAACCGGGAGTGGACACTGGACAGCCGGGCGGACCGCATGGGTATCCGTCTGTTGGGGCCGCAGCTGGTCTATCAGGGTGCACCGATGATTTCCGAAGGGATACCGCTGGGGGCGGTGCAGGTACCGCCGGATGGGCAGCCGATCGTGTTGCTCAATGACCGGCAGACCATTGGCGGTTATCCGCGGCTGGGGGCGTTGACGCCGTTGGCGCTGGCGCAGCTGGCGCAGTGCATGCCAGGGGCGGTGGTGCGGTTCAAGGCGGTGGTGCAGGACGAGGCTTGGCGGGAGCACCAGGTTTACCTGGACCGTTGGCGGTGA
- a CDS encoding DUF2937 family protein encodes MFRSYLRLLLFTFGLLAGIQVPGLVKDYSQRVEAHLFESREALDGFRQTAERFFKGDLQALLQHYRSSDDPVFNSDANSIESLMIRNELLENEWQALQGPWAERTWHVLVQADPQLREETLNGYSYQILLVPEAIGWGVGAGFVLAFVVESLLLGIGWVILGGRRRAVKESWR; translated from the coding sequence ATGTTCAGAAGTTACCTGCGGTTGCTGCTGTTCACCTTCGGCCTGCTGGCCGGCATTCAGGTCCCGGGGCTGGTCAAGGACTATAGCCAGCGGGTCGAGGCGCACCTGTTCGAGTCGCGCGAGGCGCTCGACGGGTTTCGGCAAACGGCTGAGCGCTTTTTCAAAGGCGACCTGCAGGCGTTGCTGCAGCATTACCGCAGCAGTGACGACCCGGTGTTCAACAGTGATGCCAACAGCATCGAAAGCCTGATGATCCGCAACGAACTGCTGGAAAACGAATGGCAGGCGCTGCAAGGGCCGTGGGCCGAGCGTACCTGGCATGTGCTGGTGCAGGCCGACCCGCAGTTGCGCGAAGAAACCCTCAATGGTTACAGCTACCAGATTTTGCTGGTGCCCGAGGCGATTGGCTGGGGCGTTGGCGCAGGGTTTGTGCTGGCCTTTGTGGTCGAAAGCCTGTTGCTGGGGATTGGCTGGGTGATCCTGGGTGGGCGGCGCAGGGCGGTGAAAGAAAGCTGGCGCTAA
- a CDS encoding aspartyl/asparaginyl beta-hydroxylase domain-containing protein, with the protein MTFSFAAKAGVLLVFFGSVLFVHLRGKARLPVLRQFVNHSALFAPYNALMYLFSGVPSKPYLDRQRFPELDVLKDNWQEIREEAMRLFDEGYIRAAEKDNDAGFGSFFKKGWKRFYLKWYDKPLPSAEALCPRTVELVSSIPNVKGAMFALLPGGSHLNPHRDPFAGSLRYHLGLSTPNSDACRIYVDGQEYAWRDGEDVMFDETYVHWVKNETDVTRVILFCDIERPLSSPLMTRINRQVSAFLGRATAPQNTDDERVGGINQAYAWSKRFSNKISSHVKQFKRANPKAYRVLRPVLAVVVAYALYRWLF; encoded by the coding sequence ATGACCTTTTCCTTTGCAGCCAAGGCGGGTGTCTTGCTGGTGTTTTTCGGCAGCGTGCTGTTCGTGCACCTGCGCGGCAAGGCCCGCCTGCCGGTGTTGCGCCAGTTCGTCAACCATTCGGCGTTGTTCGCCCCCTACAACGCGTTGATGTACCTGTTTTCCGGCGTGCCGTCCAAACCCTACCTGGACCGCCAGCGCTTCCCAGAACTGGACGTGCTGAAAGACAACTGGCAGGAGATCCGCGAAGAGGCCATGCGCCTGTTCGACGAGGGCTATATCCGCGCCGCCGAAAAGGACAACGACGCAGGCTTTGGCTCGTTCTTCAAGAAGGGCTGGAAGCGCTTTTACCTGAAGTGGTACGACAAACCCCTGCCGTCGGCCGAAGCTTTGTGCCCGCGCACGGTCGAGCTGGTCAGCAGCATCCCCAACGTCAAAGGCGCGATGTTCGCCCTGCTGCCCGGCGGCAGCCACCTGAACCCGCACCGCGACCCATTCGCAGGCTCGCTGCGCTACCACCTGGGCCTGTCCACGCCCAACTCCGACGCCTGCCGCATTTACGTGGATGGCCAGGAATACGCCTGGCGTGATGGCGAAGACGTGATGTTCGACGAAACGTACGTGCACTGGGTCAAGAACGAAACTGACGTTACGCGGGTGATCCTGTTCTGCGACATCGAGCGCCCACTGAGCAGCCCGCTGATGACCCGCATCAACCGCCAGGTCAGTGCCTTCCTCGGCCGTGCCACCGCGCCGCAGAACACCGACGACGAGCGCGTGGGTGGGATCAACCAGGCGTATGCCTGGAGCAAGCGCTTCAGCAACAAGATCAGCAGCCACGTGAAGCAGTTCAAGCGCGCCAACCCCAAGGCCTACCGCGTGCTGCGGCCGGTGCTGGCGGTGGTGGTGGCTTACGCACTGTACCGCTGGTTGTTCTGA
- a CDS encoding LysR family transcriptional regulator has protein sequence MNLRFLETFVWVARLKSFRLTAQKLFTTQASVSSRIAALEADLGVKLLLRDSRGVSLTPEGGKVLEYAERMLETAKAMKQSLDSDRAKVGRIRIGVMDTVIHTWMSALVAELTERYPQVEIELVADTALNLREQLQKGFLDVILQTDLLREQSIRSLDLARYPMGWVVAAGSHQHRDYASLAELGRERIITFSKNSRPHQEVLSLLQAAGAEAPRLNCVNSVAAITRLLRDGFGIGALPPALVDAELGRGELVLLEGLQPPPSLELVVAWQTGVALVDEVVGVCRQVLEAYARDVGGQRIMLF, from the coding sequence ATGAACCTTCGCTTCCTCGAAACCTTCGTCTGGGTCGCCCGGCTCAAAAGCTTCCGCCTGACGGCGCAAAAGCTGTTCACCACCCAGGCCTCGGTGTCCAGCCGCATTGCCGCGCTGGAGGCCGACCTGGGCGTAAAACTGCTGCTGCGCGATTCCCGGGGTGTCAGCCTGACCCCGGAAGGTGGCAAGGTGCTGGAATATGCCGAGCGCATGCTGGAAACCGCCAAGGCCATGAAGCAGTCGCTGGACAGCGACCGGGCCAAGGTCGGGCGAATTCGTATTGGCGTGATGGACACGGTAATCCACACCTGGATGAGCGCGCTGGTGGCGGAACTGACCGAGCGCTACCCACAGGTGGAAATCGAGCTGGTGGCCGACACCGCGCTGAACCTGCGCGAGCAGTTGCAAAAGGGTTTTCTCGACGTGATTCTGCAGACCGACTTGCTGCGCGAGCAGTCCATCCGCAGCCTCGACCTGGCGCGCTACCCGATGGGCTGGGTAGTGGCTGCCGGCTCGCACCAGCACCGGGACTATGCCTCGCTGGCCGAGCTTGGTCGCGAGCGCATCATCACCTTCTCGAAGAACTCACGGCCGCACCAAGAGGTGCTGAGCCTGCTGCAAGCTGCGGGCGCAGAAGCGCCGCGGTTGAACTGCGTGAACTCGGTGGCGGCGATCACCCGGCTGTTGCGCGACGGTTTTGGCATTGGCGCATTGCCCCCAGCGCTGGTGGATGCCGAGCTGGGCCGGGGTGAGTTGGTGCTGCTGGAGGGGCTGCAACCGCCGCCGAGCCTGGAGCTGGTGGTGGCGTGGCAGACCGGGGTGGCGTTGGTGGATGAGGTGGTTGGGGTTTGTCGACAGGTGCTGGAAGCGTATGCGCGGGATGTGGGGGGGCAGCGGATAATGCTCTTCTGA